The Saprospiraceae bacterium sequence TGCTTCTCTTTCTTTGGCGTATCTTACTGAAAGCTCATATGCTCCAGCGGCAATACCCAAAGCCTGAGCTGCTATGCCTATCCGCCCTCCGGTCAACACCTTCATTGCAAACTTAAACCCAAATCCATCTTCGGCAATTCTATTATATTTGGGCACTTTGACATCATTGTACATAATGGTGTGTGTATCTGAAGCACGGATGCCCAACTTATCTTCTTTGGCTCCGATAGTGACTCCGGGCCATGATGTCTCTACTATGAATGCATTGATACCTCTGTGACCTTTATCTGGATAAGTTTGAGCAATGACGACATGCAGAGATGATTTACCACCATTGGTTATCCAGTTTTTAGTACCGTTCAGCAGATAATAATCTCCCATATCTACAGCGGTAGTACGCTGGCTGGTTGCATCACTCCCTGCTTCCGGTTCTGACAGACAGAAGGAGCCTATCCATTCACCTGAAGCAAGCAACGGCAGGTATTTCTGTTTTTGTTCTTCGGTACCATATTCTTCAATGCCCCAACAAACTAATGAATTGTTGACAGACATGATGACAGAACTGGAACTGTCGATCTTGCTGATTTCTTCCATTGCCAGAACGTATGATAAGGTATCCATACCGCCACCACCATATTCCGGATCGACCATCATACCCAGAAATCCCATTTCTCCCATCTTTTTGACCTGCGCTGTGGGATGCTGCATATTTCTGTCTCTGTCTATGACACCGGGCGATAATTCTTGCTGAGTAAAGTCTCTTGCAGCTTCTTTTACAGATATTTGTTCTTCAGTTAATTCAAATTGCATATGGAAAGTGTTAAAAAGTTATTTAAATAGAGCTTACAGACTGAGCCTATGTTTCACTTTTTGAAAAGATATTAAATGGCACTCTAAAAATCTCATGTTAGTTATTAAATCATTAACTTGTAATTTGAGAAAATGTTTATCAGATGCGGACTCCGTGTTCCAAAAGATGGACTGAGAGCTTTGATGTGTCCATACTTGCTTTTACTCCTACCGGAAAAGTGCAGATATCTACTACATGACCAAAAGTAAAACCGTAAAAAGTTGGTATCTTAAGTGGCGCAAGTCTGTCTGTCAATACTTGTTTTAAAGTCATGGATGATTCAGCGTCCTGAGTATCACAATCATTGAAAACTCCGAGAATGATCCCTGAAGCTTTTGAAAGGTCAGTAGATTCCAGCAGAAAAGTGAGCATCCTGTCTATTCTGTATGGCTTTTCACCGATGTCTTCTATGAAAACGAGTTTACCGGCATATGAAGAGGCAAAAGATGTATTGGGGAGACAAACCAGCAATGAAAGGTTTCCTCCTGTGAGCTCACCTGAACACTTACCTTCATGAATTACATAGGGTTCGTGTCCCGCTACAAATTTTTCTGCTGACTGTGTTTGAAACGGAATTTGGTGAGGTAAGCTTGTATTTCCAAAAAGCACTGCCTGTACCTGACTGGCTGTAAATGGTGTAAAAACATCTGATATAGCGACGGGCCCATGAAAGCCCACAAGTCCGGTTTTTGCATAAATTGATAAAAGTAATGCTGTAATGTCACTATATCCTATGATGATTTTAGGATTCTTTTTGATGAGATTATAATCCAGTTTGTTGATGATCCTGGTACATCCATACCCTCCGCGCAGGCACCATATTGCTTTGATATCAGGATCTGCAATCATATTGTGCAAGTCTGCGAGTCTCTCTTCGTCGCCACCTGCTAAATATCCGTTTCTGCTGAATGCTGACTGGGTATATACAGGTAGCAGTCCCATGTTTTCGAGATTGGTGATAGCATTTTGGAACTTTTCAGGATTAATGGGGCCAGCGGGAGTGACCAGACCTACTCTGTCGCCGGGTTTTAAAGCTGCAGGTTTAATTATAGTGCGTTTTGGTTTTTTAGGATTTTCACTACCTGCTGATATGGGGTTCATTACACCCAAGGATAAAGGTCCTATGGCCAATAATTTATTAAAATTCCGACGATGCATAGTTTAAGAAGGTTAATTTGGCAACAAATATACCAATTAAAAAAATAAGAGTGTGTATTACAAACTTCACAAATTCATATTTTCTTCCTCGCTACCATCATTCAAAGCGTAGCTTGGCAGGCTCTGAAGAGCCTATCAAGCTACGCTTGAGACGACCCACCTAAATTCAACCGCCTTACCCTCATTCCCTGAAGAGCTTGTCAAGCTACGCTTGAGACAACCCGCCCAAATTCAACCACGTTTTTACCAATTATTAAAAAGAACACTGAAAAAGTGCAATTTGTTATACATACAAAATAAGACTGATCTTTTTGCGTGTATAACCAACTCTTTGATTAAGTTTAAACTTTTATCACGTTAGAGTATGCTTAAAACTTCATCATTTGGCTCCCATTTAAACATACTTTTACTCTAAATGAAGCTGTGCCCATTGGAGTAAAATGATTGTTTTGGCGTCGATGATTTTTCCGCCGGACAAGAGGTTTGAAATTTCGTTATAGTTGTATTCAAGAACTTCAATATCCTCCTGTTCTAAAATATCTCCACCGCCCTGATGTATAAGCATATCATGATTGTAAACGGCGGTATAAAAATGGATTTTTTCTTTATGCGCACCGGGAGTTGCGAAGGCTTCATAAATTTTTGTCACTTTCGTGACTTCATAACCAGTTTCTTCTTTTATCTCCTTGATGATGGTTTCTTCGGGATGAAGCTCATCAAGCATACCTGCGGGACATTCGAGTATGAAGCCATCAGTATCACTATTGAGCATCACTGCAAGTCTGAACTGTCTGATCAGAATGATTTTTCTTTCTTCAGGATTATACATCAAAACAGCAGCCCCATCTCCGCTATCATAGATTTCTCTGGTCTGCTCTTCCTTTCGTCCATCTCTTCTGGTATATGAAATGATATACTGTTTGAGTGTGGACCACCCTTGATACAGGGTATTTTCCTTTTGAATACTTATTCTACCTGCCATCTTCTTTCTTCATTATTTAGGTGATACGATTGAATAATTTTTTATTCCGACAATATTGTCATTTTTATATTCAATGTCGTTTAGATAAGGAATTTTTCTTTGTTTTTACCCTATCTAAATCTTTCCCTTTCAAGGGAAGACTTCATAAAGAGGCCTTAACTAAACGACATTGTTCTTATATTTCAAATTTTCGGTCGTTGTTCACCAGGAAGTGTCTTATACTTTGCATCACCACATCATTATGGAGCTGGAGTAGTAAGTTACTTTATTTGACTTCGCCATCCACAACAATTTTTCCTGGTCTGTTGGCCACAGCCCAGGTGGTATGAAATATCAACTGAGCTGTTTTTTTCATTAGGTCAAAATCAATTTTTTCTACATCATCGGTTGTTCTGTGATAGTCGCCATGTGTGCCATTAAAATAAAAAATAGCAGGTATACCTTTGCTGGCAAAATTATAGTGATCAGATCTAAAGTAATACCTATTGGGATCAGCTTCATCGTTGTAGGTATAATCCATAATCATCTGAGTATATTTTTGATTTATATTTTCATTGATCTTGTGCAATTCGGTACTCAATCTGTCAGAACCAATTACATAAATAAATTCCTCACCGTTAGTATACTTTTCATCAGACCTTCCTACCATATCTACATTGACATTCATGATTGTTTTGTCCAATGGAAAAACAGGGTTCTCGGTATAATATTTTGATCCAAGAAGTCCTTTTTCTTCACCGCATACCCAAAGAAATATGATGCTTCGGTCAGGAGAAATGCCTTCTTTTTCCGCCTTGGCCATAGCCTCAGCAATGCCCAGAATCGCCACTGTACCGGAACCATTGTCATTGGCCCCATTAAAAATTTCGTCTCCCCTTTTGCCCAGATGATCATAATGAGCAGAGACTACAATATATTCTTCAGGTTTGGATTTACCCTTAATAAAACCTATTACATTTTGGCCTTCCAACACATTCATTTCTTTTTCCATCTGAATATTAAGGCTTGTAGTCAATATGGTGGCAGAAGGCTTTCCTTTGGCCATTTTTTTTCTTGCTTTCAGTATTTTTTCTTCGTTTTTACCTATGATATCTTTTGCTATGGTCGAAGATATAAAAATATGATTGGCAGTACTTATGGTTTTTTTGGATTCATCTCCCAACTGCATGCTTCCTCCGAGAAGTTTTCTTCTGTTTTCTTCCAATAACTTTTTTACGTCTTCCTCGATAATCAAAACCAGAGTTGCACCTTTGGCCTTAGCTACCTCGAGTTTTTTATTGATATCTGCAGTCCAGACGGATGCATTATTATTGCCGGAAATGATAAAATTGCCATTATTATCCACAGGTTCACCTTTGTTGATGAGGATGACTTTGTTCTTTACATCTGTTTTTTTATAATCACTATATTTTGGATCATCGATACCAAAGCCTAGAAAAACTACTTCACCGGTATTTAAAACAGGAATACTTACATTGCTCTCATGAATCATAATGTAATCCCACAAATGCCGGTATCTGGTTTTGTTTACAGTAATAGAAGTCTCTTTCCATTTGGAAAATGTAAATGCCACATTCTGATAATGACCTTCGGCTCCGGGTGGTTTCAACAAACCAGCATTTCGGATAGCCGCCTGCAGGTATACTGAAGCTTGTTGAATGCCTTTTTGTCCTGTCTCTCTTCCTTCCATACTGTCCGATGCCAATATGTAGAGATGTTTTTTGAGAGATTCAGAAGAAATCATCGAAGCAATCCTATATGAAGGATCATTGGTTTCTGTCGACTTTTTGATGGTCTTGTCCGGATATGAAACTGTGCTGATATATTGTGCCAATGATTTAGTATCATGCAGTAAGAGTAAAATAGAAAATAATATAATTTGCTTATTCATATTGAATTTTAATGAAATGCCAGAAATGCCAGAAAAAAAACTCAGGATATATTGGTTTTGTTTAGTCAAAAGCTGAATACTTTCTAACTACATGCGATTTTATTGACTCTAGCCTGATGTCTGCCTCCTTCAAAACCAGTATTCAAAAACTGTTTAACTATTTTTGACGTAAGGCGTTTGCTTATAAATCTGGCAGGAATACACAGAATGTTAGCATCATTGTGAAGTCTTGCCAATGTGGCAATTTCAGCTGTCCAGCACAAAGCAGCCCTGATTCCAGCATGTTTGTTTGCAGTGATACAAACTCCGTTGCCGCTTCCACAAACCAAAATCCCGAAATCAGCCATTTTATTTTCAATATCTTGAGCTACAGGATGCGCAAAATCAGGATAATCGACCGATTCGGCTGTGGATGGTCCTCTGTCTATAAATGCGTAGCCTTCCTTTTCTAATAGCCTGGTGATATATTCTTTATACTCATAGCCTGCATGATCAGAACCAATTGAAATCTTCATACGTGTATTTTTATGGCGTTATTGTTTAAAATTTTTAAAAAGCCTCATGACTTTACTAAATCATGAGGCTTTTTAAGGTAATACCTAAATATCTGAAATAATATTCAGGTTCTATCTATATTTTAGTTCAAAGGGATTTCAGGGGCTTTTGCCCATTTTGAAAGTTTCCCTTCCATTTCCTTCTCAAAAGCAGGATCTTCCACTTTTTTTGCATTGCCAAGAATATCCTGAGCAGCACCAAGTCTGTACTGATAATCCTGGCTGAAATTATCAAAAACACTCTTGTCATCCTGAGATTCATAAAACTCAATGTACTGTTTTGTTTCATCTGCAAGGATTCTCAGATGCTTTTTGGCATTCTCAAAATCTTTTCCATTGATCAATACGGTAATGAACGGCATAATGCCGGCATCATATCTGAAATTCATATTTGGAAATCCTTCAAAATACTTATTGACTAATTGAATGGCTTTTTTATGGTCGCCTTTTCTGTCAAATTCGAGCGCAGATCTCATCAATACCAATTTCATGGCTTGAACTGCCGCCATATAACTTTTATCCACAAAGAGTTTTTGTTTATCAAAATTGCCCCATTTCCATTTATTCATGACAATATTGTAAGTCTTGTTTTCATCGATATCTCCAAATCCGTAGATACCTGGTATTTGTGACTTACTTCTGACCACCGTAGGGGAAACTCTCAAACCCAAACCTTCCATCTCTACGAAATCATTCAGTCCCAGAAGTTTGCTGGACTGACAGGTAATCGCAAAATATATAGGCCTTTCATAGATATTGGAAGCGATGACGTCCATTATAGCCAAATCATCTTTTGTAAATGAGGTAGATTCTGCAGGAAAACTCATCATGATGTTATCTGCCCACTCAGTAGTATCTATTTTATGCTGGAAAGGTAAACTTGCAAATTTTGCACGATCTACAGGGATGTAAAAATTTCTGCTATTGATAAACGTCTGACCCTGCATAGTGTATTGTGGATCTTTGATTCTTCTCAAACCTTCATAAACATTGAGTGGAACAGACAAATCCTCGCCCGTGGGATTTGCAAAAAATATCTGATTTCTGTTTTTACCTCTGTACTCTTCTTCTGTAAGAGTCAACTTGATCGGTGGTGAATCGTTGACCTTATTTCTCAGCTTATTGATATACCAATCTACAGCTATCAGACTCAGGTTGACCACCCTTACATCTCTCCTGATATTTTCGACTTCCTGAGCATACCACAAAGGATACGTATCATTATCCCCGTATGTAAAGATGATAGCATTGGGTTCTACACTATTGAGAAAGTTGGCGGCATAATCTCTTGACGCCTTGTGATGTTTGCGGCTATGATCATCGAAATTTTGGAATCCCATAATGACTGGTGCAGAAAGCACTAAAACCCCAGCTAACAATGCAGGAGTGATGCCTGACAGTTTTTGAGATAAGTATTGGTAGATAGCAAGGGCGCCCATACCTATCCATATACAGAAAGTCATAAATGAGCCAACAAAAATATAATCTCTTTCCCTTGGTTCGTTTGGAGGCTGATTGGAATAGATGATGATGCCTATACCGGTGATTACAAAGAGTATCAATAATACTATAAACTCTTCTTTCTTTTGGATATAATGATACACCAGACCTAAAAGACCAAAAATCAATGGTAAGAAGTAATATGAATTGTTTGACTCGTCAGACTTCATAGCATCCGGCAGTTTGTCCATTTTGTAAAGCTTGGCCTCATCTATCGGAGTGACCCCTGATTGCCAGTGTCCTTTCGACAGATCCCAGGGGAAGTATCCC is a genomic window containing:
- a CDS encoding acyl-CoA dehydrogenase, whose protein sequence is MQFELTEEQISVKEAARDFTQQELSPGVIDRDRNMQHPTAQVKKMGEMGFLGMMVDPEYGGGGMDTLSYVLAMEEISKIDSSSSVIMSVNNSLVCWGIEEYGTEEQKQKYLPLLASGEWIGSFCLSEPEAGSDATSQRTTAVDMGDYYLLNGTKNWITNGGKSSLHVVIAQTYPDKGHRGINAFIVETSWPGVTIGAKEDKLGIRASDTHTIMYNDVKVPKYNRIAEDGFGFKFAMKVLTGGRIGIAAQALGIAAGAYELSVRYAKEREAFGKPISQHQAIAFKLADMATEIEAARLLVYRAAWMKDQGMDYTSSAAMAKLFASEVAMKHTVEAVQIHGGYGYVKEYHVERLMRDAKITQIYEGTSEMQRIVISRNILSGQLYEPIWKTETV
- a CDS encoding M28 family peptidase; this translates as MNKQIILFSILLLLHDTKSLAQYISTVSYPDKTIKKSTETNDPSYRIASMISSESLKKHLYILASDSMEGRETGQKGIQQASVYLQAAIRNAGLLKPPGAEGHYQNVAFTFSKWKETSITVNKTRYRHLWDYIMIHESNVSIPVLNTGEVVFLGFGIDDPKYSDYKKTDVKNKVILINKGEPVDNNGNFIISGNNNASVWTADINKKLEVAKAKGATLVLIIEEDVKKLLEENRRKLLGGSMQLGDESKKTISTANHIFISSTIAKDIIGKNEEKILKARKKMAKGKPSATILTTSLNIQMEKEMNVLEGQNVIGFIKGKSKPEEYIVVSAHYDHLGKRGDEIFNGANDNGSGTVAILGIAEAMAKAEKEGISPDRSIIFLWVCGEEKGLLGSKYYTENPVFPLDKTIMNVNVDMVGRSDEKYTNGEEFIYVIGSDRLSTELHKINENINQKYTQMIMDYTYNDEADPNRYYFRSDHYNFASKGIPAIFYFNGTHGDYHRTTDDVEKIDFDLMKKTAQLIFHTTWAVANRPGKIVVDGEVK
- the rpiB gene encoding ribose 5-phosphate isomerase B; this translates as MKISIGSDHAGYEYKEYITRLLEKEGYAFIDRGPSTAESVDYPDFAHPVAQDIENKMADFGILVCGSGNGVCITANKHAGIRAALCWTAEIATLARLHNDANILCIPARFISKRLTSKIVKQFLNTGFEGGRHQARVNKIACS
- a CDS encoding DUF2723 domain-containing protein → MQSQKRVTNITGLLVFIITFFVFYHSVERTGSLWDCGEFILGAYKLQVVHPPGAGLFLIVGRLFAWLATVFSDDPSDIAFAVNLMSGICTSVAAMMIAWTTIMFGKLALVGRETETNASQNLILGFAGLSAGLATAFSTSIWFSAVEGEVYAMSTMFTAMGLWAATKYYYIDDRDMANRWLVLSLFINGMSVGVHLLSILALPAVALLVYYKNYKDHNLKGALISMALGVVGIVFIMKFVIVGIPTLWKNMELFCVNTLGMPVHSGLIPTMIIVFGLAYLALKYSHTKGNQLIQTAVISAIFVTVAFSTVGIVVIRANTDTPINMNVPGDAMRLLPYLNREQYGERPLISGPHYDALPKDVSREPRYGRVGEKYEIVDEKYDYIYDKKDKILFPRIGHTELGRPDLHRMWRESLNGTSKGKPSMGYNLQFLFHYQLSWMYFRYFMWNFTGRQTAEQGYFPWDLSKGHWQSGVTPIDEAKLYKMDKLPDAMKSDESNNSYYFLPLIFGLLGLVYHYIQKKEEFIVLLILFVITGIGIIIYSNQPPNEPRERDYIFVGSFMTFCIWIGMGALAIYQYLSQKLSGITPALLAGVLVLSAPVIMGFQNFDDHSRKHHKASRDYAANFLNSVEPNAIIFTYGDNDTYPLWYAQEVENIRRDVRVVNLSLIAVDWYINKLRNKVNDSPPIKLTLTEEEYRGKNRNQIFFANPTGEDLSVPLNVYEGLRRIKDPQYTMQGQTFINSRNFYIPVDRAKFASLPFQHKIDTTEWADNIMMSFPAESTSFTKDDLAIMDVIASNIYERPIYFAITCQSSKLLGLNDFVEMEGLGLRVSPTVVRSKSQIPGIYGFGDIDENKTYNIVMNKWKWGNFDKQKLFVDKSYMAAVQAMKLVLMRSALEFDRKGDHKKAIQLVNKYFEGFPNMNFRYDAGIMPFITVLINGKDFENAKKHLRILADETKQYIEFYESQDDKSVFDNFSQDYQYRLGAAQDILGNAKKVEDPAFEKEMEGKLSKWAKAPEIPLN
- a CDS encoding LD-carboxypeptidase; the encoded protein is MHRRNFNKLLAIGPLSLGVMNPISAGSENPKKPKRTIIKPAALKPGDRVGLVTPAGPINPEKFQNAITNLENMGLLPVYTQSAFSRNGYLAGGDEERLADLHNMIADPDIKAIWCLRGGYGCTRIINKLDYNLIKKNPKIIIGYSDITALLLSIYAKTGLVGFHGPVAISDVFTPFTASQVQAVLFGNTSLPHQIPFQTQSAEKFVAGHEPYVIHEGKCSGELTGGNLSLLVCLPNTSFASSYAGKLVFIEDIGEKPYRIDRMLTFLLESTDLSKASGIILGVFNDCDTQDAESSMTLKQVLTDRLAPLKIPTFYGFTFGHVVDICTFPVGVKASMDTSKLSVHLLEHGVRI
- a CDS encoding NUDIX domain-containing protein encodes the protein MAGRISIQKENTLYQGWSTLKQYIISYTRRDGRKEEQTREIYDSGDGAAVLMYNPEERKIILIRQFRLAVMLNSDTDGFILECPAGMLDELHPEETIIKEIKEETGYEVTKVTKIYEAFATPGAHKEKIHFYTAVYNHDMLIHQGGGDILEQEDIEVLEYNYNEISNLLSGGKIIDAKTIILLQWAQLHLE